The following proteins are co-located in the Gemmatimonadales bacterium genome:
- the rpoN gene encoding RNA polymerase factor sigma-54 codes for MSLRTGLSQQTSLRQELRVNPRLYQAMDMLYMPMMDLQQHLKQELLANPFLELLEPEEETTEEAQATNDQEKEQQQKNDEVDWEEILLNGFDVGGTREQFEVQEYTEPVTVETRNLTDHLREQLHHSELTPRQRLLAEEFLGNMTDDGYLAASLEEIIGSVNQLVANHFATAGKEGGGGDRDGRGGTDIDAEAIDEVAELMAEHGAVPAEALPPLPSVPPLAPTQPPAVPSEALYTLAEAEDLLAIIQRLDPAGVGARDLRECLLIQLREAGDTESLTYRLVADAFPDLIAHRWNDLAKRFGVDPARVQAAADGLARFDPKPGLKYSDRNDGYIIPDLIVEKIGERYHVFLNDTGMPRLRLSRAYQEVARDKKKMTPENREFIAAKMNSANWMIQAIEQRRQTMLKVMNFIVDRQRDFFEKGIEYLKPLTLREVAEVINMHESTVSRVTNEKYVQTPRGVLPLKFFFSSALSTASGEDASARSIRAKLEKMVADEKTSKPLTDQQIVHLFQEQGIQIARRTVAKYRDQLGILPARMRKRV; via the coding sequence ATGAGCCTCCGCACCGGACTCTCCCAGCAGACGAGCCTCCGCCAGGAGCTTCGGGTCAATCCGCGGCTCTACCAGGCCATGGACATGCTCTACATGCCCATGATGGACCTGCAGCAGCACCTGAAGCAGGAACTCCTGGCCAACCCGTTCCTCGAGCTCCTCGAGCCCGAGGAGGAAACCACCGAAGAGGCGCAGGCCACGAACGATCAGGAGAAGGAGCAGCAGCAGAAGAACGACGAGGTGGACTGGGAGGAGATCCTGCTCAACGGCTTCGACGTCGGCGGCACGCGCGAGCAGTTCGAGGTGCAGGAATACACCGAGCCGGTCACCGTCGAAACGCGAAACCTCACCGATCACCTCCGGGAGCAGCTCCATCACAGCGAGTTGACGCCGCGCCAGCGGTTGCTGGCGGAAGAGTTTTTGGGCAACATGACCGACGACGGCTACCTTGCGGCCTCGCTGGAGGAGATCATCGGGTCGGTCAACCAGCTCGTGGCGAACCACTTCGCAACTGCCGGGAAGGAGGGCGGTGGCGGCGATCGTGACGGTCGAGGCGGTACGGACATCGACGCCGAAGCGATCGACGAGGTCGCCGAGTTGATGGCCGAGCACGGCGCCGTGCCGGCCGAGGCACTCCCGCCTCTGCCGTCTGTACCGCCGCTGGCGCCCACTCAACCCCCTGCCGTCCCATCCGAGGCCCTGTATACCCTGGCCGAGGCCGAAGACCTTCTCGCCATCATTCAGCGCCTCGACCCCGCCGGCGTCGGCGCGCGGGACCTTCGCGAGTGCCTGCTCATCCAATTGCGCGAGGCGGGTGACACCGAGTCTCTCACCTATCGGCTTGTCGCCGACGCGTTCCCCGACCTGATCGCCCACCGCTGGAACGACCTCGCCAAGCGGTTCGGCGTCGACCCCGCGCGGGTGCAGGCAGCGGCGGACGGGCTCGCGCGGTTCGATCCCAAGCCCGGGCTCAAGTATTCCGATCGGAACGACGGCTACATCATCCCCGACCTGATCGTCGAGAAAATCGGCGAGCGCTACCACGTGTTCCTCAACGACACGGGCATGCCGCGGCTCCGGTTGAGCCGGGCCTATCAGGAGGTGGCGCGCGACAAAAAGAAGATGACGCCGGAGAACCGCGAGTTCATCGCCGCCAAGATGAACAGCGCGAACTGGATGATCCAGGCCATCGAGCAGCGGCGCCAGACGATGCTCAAGGTGATGAACTTCATCGTCGACCGGCAGCGGGATTTCTTCGAGAAGGGCATCGAGTACCTCAAGCCGCTCACGCTGCGCGAGGTGGCCGAGGTCATCAACATGCACGAGAGCACGGTGAGCCGGGTGACCAACGAGAAGTACGTGCAGACCCCGCGCGGCGTGCTCCCGCTCAAGTTCTTCTTCTCGAGCGCGCTCTCGACCGCCTCGGGTGAGGATGCGAGCGCGCGGTCCATCCGGGCCAAGCTCGAAAAGATGGTGGCGGACGAAAAGACCAGCAAACCGCTCACCGACCAGCAGATCGTGCATCTGTTCCAGGAGCAGGGCATCCAGATCGCGCGGCGCACCGTCGCCAAGTACCGGGACCAGCTCGGGATCCTGCCAGCGAGAATGCGAAAGCGGGTATGA
- a CDS encoding lysylphosphatidylglycerol synthase domain-containing protein — MPDRTWPRRLWRAAQWALGLVVVGLAARALIANWDQLRAQPVALDLRPLQLLLSAVAVWAMYAILIWAWRVMLASWDQPLGAWDAARIWTVSSLGKYLPGKVWAIAGMAVMAQKVGVAPWAATGSAVVLQALAVGTGAGIVGLTGSVALEAAHPGARAALALLVAASIGGVALVLWPPFMRRLLRLASVAPATAAPRPSGIAAGVVANAVAWVGYGVALWLLARGLLPHAPLDLVSAIAVFTASYLAGFLALLAPGGLGVREGLFILMLQRPLGLGAATVLALASRVLLTLTEFGAAAPFLFVPRRSARAVP; from the coding sequence ATGCCTGATCGCACCTGGCCGAGACGGCTCTGGCGGGCCGCCCAATGGGCGCTCGGACTCGTTGTCGTGGGCCTTGCCGCGCGCGCGCTCATCGCCAACTGGGACCAGCTCCGCGCACAGCCGGTGGCGCTCGACCTTCGCCCGCTGCAGCTCCTGCTGAGCGCCGTCGCCGTGTGGGCCATGTACGCGATACTCATCTGGGCTTGGCGCGTGATGCTCGCGAGCTGGGATCAGCCGCTCGGCGCGTGGGACGCTGCGCGCATCTGGACCGTCTCCAGCCTCGGCAAATACCTGCCGGGCAAGGTGTGGGCAATCGCGGGCATGGCGGTGATGGCGCAGAAGGTGGGCGTGGCGCCCTGGGCTGCAACCGGATCGGCCGTGGTGCTGCAAGCACTCGCCGTCGGTACCGGCGCCGGCATTGTCGGCCTCACCGGCAGCGTGGCACTCGAGGCGGCACATCCCGGCGCGCGCGCGGCGCTCGCGTTGCTCGTGGCGGCCAGCATCGGGGGCGTGGCCCTCGTGCTCTGGCCGCCGTTCATGCGCCGCCTCCTGCGCCTTGCCTCGGTGGCGCCGGCGACGGCGGCCCCGCGCCCCTCCGGCATCGCCGCGGGCGTGGTGGCGAACGCGGTGGCCTGGGTGGGTTACGGCGTGGCACTCTGGCTCCTCGCGCGGGGCCTCCTGCCGCACGCGCCACTCGATCTGGTAAGCGCCATCGCCGTCTTCACGGCGTCGTATCTCGCCGGCTTCCTCGCGCTGCTCGCTCCCGGCGGCCTTGGCGTGCGAGAGGGCTTGTTCATCCTGATGCTGCAGCGCCCGCTCGGCCTTGGCGCCGCCACGGTCCTCGCACTCGCCTCGCGGGTGCTGCTCACGCTCACCGAGTTCGGTGCCGCGGCGCCCTTCCTCTTCGTGCCTCGCCGGAGCGCCCGTGCCGTCCCCTGA
- a CDS encoding DUF4412 domain-containing protein encodes MMRSIAAVLAGVGALALAAPYVAAQSRFEGTITFRTMDDNGKTDTLVQTTKGHATKIEQAGLGAYIVDGDQHQIAMIDPRQKRYMVMTDAAMQQMRAMGEQMRAKYGQKGTTSGGDSGDDEQINFSDTGRKETVAGTSCEVWHGYRIEDGVKKEGEACIANGVGLFPFDAMSSPMSGEGRRSKAIERYRKILGPNGGVLKVVEIKDGKPITAIEAIRIDRTPVSATAFQAPAGYTKVDMGEQMMKMHQMQQRSQEHAPAAKPPTR; translated from the coding sequence ATGATGCGCAGCATCGCGGCAGTACTGGCCGGCGTTGGCGCTCTGGCGCTCGCGGCGCCATACGTGGCGGCTCAGAGCAGATTCGAGGGGACTATCACGTTTCGCACAATGGACGACAACGGCAAGACCGACACCCTGGTGCAGACGACCAAGGGCCACGCCACGAAGATCGAGCAGGCGGGCCTCGGCGCCTACATTGTCGACGGCGACCAGCACCAGATCGCGATGATCGATCCGCGCCAGAAGCGCTACATGGTGATGACCGACGCCGCGATGCAGCAGATGCGCGCCATGGGCGAGCAGATGCGGGCCAAGTACGGCCAGAAGGGTACGACCTCGGGCGGGGACTCGGGCGATGACGAGCAGATCAACTTCTCCGACACCGGGCGGAAGGAAACGGTGGCGGGCACAAGCTGCGAGGTCTGGCATGGATACCGGATCGAAGACGGCGTGAAAAAGGAAGGCGAGGCCTGCATCGCCAACGGCGTTGGCCTGTTCCCGTTCGACGCGATGTCGAGCCCGATGTCCGGCGAAGGGCGGCGGTCCAAGGCGATCGAACGATACCGCAAGATCCTGGGCCCGAACGGGGGCGTCCTGAAGGTGGTCGAGATCAAGGACGGCAAGCCGATCACGGCAATCGAGGCAATCCGGATCGACCGCACCCCCGTGAGTGCCACGGCTTTCCAGGCGCCCGCCGGCTACACCAAGGTCGACATGGGCGAGCAGATGATGAAGATGCACCAGATGCAGCAGCGGTCGCAGGAGCATGCGCCCGCCGCCAAGCCGCCGACGCGCTGA
- a CDS encoding polyprenol monophosphomannose synthase, with translation MAERVLVVVPTYNERTNVPLLVPEILAQDPRVELLIVDDNSPDGTGQLADEHAAADPRVHVLHRTAKEGLGKAYIAGFRWALERCYDLIFEMDADFSHDPKFIPEFLAAVTDADLVVGSRYKTGVNVINWPMSRLLLSIGANQYARWITGLPLEDSTGGFKCFRRKVLEAIPLDRVRSNGYAFQIEMSFLAWRRGFRLKEIPIVFTDRVEGQSKMNKKIVREAIWMVPWLRLRSLLRRA, from the coding sequence GTGGCCGAGCGGGTGCTGGTCGTGGTGCCGACGTACAACGAGCGGACCAACGTGCCGCTCCTCGTGCCCGAGATCCTGGCGCAGGATCCGCGGGTCGAGCTGCTCATCGTGGACGACAATTCACCGGACGGTACCGGGCAACTGGCCGACGAGCACGCGGCCGCCGATCCGCGGGTGCACGTGCTCCATCGGACGGCAAAGGAAGGGCTGGGCAAGGCGTACATCGCGGGGTTCCGCTGGGCGCTCGAGCGGTGCTACGATCTGATATTCGAGATGGACGCCGACTTCTCCCACGACCCCAAGTTCATCCCGGAGTTCCTCGCCGCCGTCACCGACGCCGACCTCGTCGTGGGCTCGCGCTACAAGACCGGCGTCAACGTGATCAACTGGCCGATGTCGCGCCTGCTGCTCTCGATCGGCGCCAACCAGTACGCGCGCTGGATCACGGGGCTTCCGTTGGAGGATTCGACGGGCGGGTTCAAGTGCTTCCGCCGGAAGGTGCTTGAGGCAATTCCGCTGGACCGGGTGCGGTCCAACGGCTACGCCTTCCAGATCGAGATGAGCTTTCTGGCGTGGCGGCGGGGCTTCCGGCTCAAGGAAATTCCCATCGTTTTCACAGACAGGGTGGAGGGGCAGAGCAAGATGAACAAGAAGATCGTGCGCGAAGCCATCTGGATGGTGCCGTGGCTGCGGCTGCGCTCCCTGCTTCGCCGCGCATGA
- the dapF gene encoding diaminopimelate epimerase — MSGVAFHKMTGSGNDFVMVDGREEPAERWTPARIAAACDRRAGIGADGLVVLSPAEGGAVRMGYWNADGSRAAMCGNAALCSTRLAARLGLGRAQGMRLLTDAGVVESRCVDDAEPVSSAVNAAGDADDRAEIRLPDAAMPAPVTAAVRAPGEQAMWFGVVGVPHLVVLVGDTARVDLAARGRPLRFEPAFGPAGANANFVAPPREPGGPWRIRTYERGVEGETLACGTGTVAAALALAADCRLTLPAAFLTAGGEVLTVRARLEAGWATDIWLGGQGRLVFSGAWSG; from the coding sequence ATGAGCGGCGTGGCCTTTCACAAGATGACGGGGTCGGGCAACGACTTCGTCATGGTGGACGGCCGCGAGGAGCCGGCCGAGCGCTGGACGCCCGCGCGCATCGCGGCGGCCTGCGACCGCCGCGCCGGCATCGGCGCGGACGGCCTCGTCGTGCTTTCGCCGGCGGAGGGCGGCGCCGTGCGCATGGGTTATTGGAACGCCGACGGCTCGCGCGCCGCCATGTGCGGCAACGCGGCCCTTTGCAGCACCCGGCTCGCAGCGCGGCTCGGCCTCGGGCGCGCGCAGGGGATGCGGCTCTTGACCGACGCAGGTGTAGTCGAGAGCCGGTGCGTGGACGATGCGGAGCCTGTCTCGAGTGCCGTGAATGCCGCGGGCGACGCGGACGACCGTGCCGAGATCCGGCTCCCCGACGCGGCGATGCCGGCGCCGGTCACTGCCGCGGTCCGCGCGCCGGGTGAGCAGGCGATGTGGTTCGGCGTCGTGGGGGTGCCGCACCTGGTCGTGCTCGTTGGAGATACGGCGCGCGTGGATCTGGCGGCCCGGGGTCGTCCGTTGCGATTCGAGCCCGCGTTCGGGCCCGCGGGAGCCAACGCGAACTTCGTGGCGCCGCCCCGCGAACCGGGCGGCCCCTGGCGCATCCGCACCTACGAGCGCGGCGTCGAGGGCGAAACGCTGGCCTGCGGCACCGGCACGGTGGCGGCGGCGCTCGCCCTCGCGGCGGATTGCCGGCTTACGCTACCGGCCGCGTTTCTCACCGCGGGCGGAGAAGTCCTCACGGTCCGGGCTCGGCTCGAGGCCGGATGGGCCACCGACATCTGGCTCGGCGGGCAGGGGCGGCTCGTGTTCAGCGGGGCGTGGAGCGGCTGA
- a CDS encoding adenine phosphoribosyltransferase, protein MNETNAPARESATRDALTHEVRQALRAIPDYPKPGILFQDITPVLRDGALFRRVADAMAAPFAGVGITHVLGIEARGFILGGPVATALGAGFVPARKPGKLPWESVREAYALEYGSDALEAHRDAWSQGARVLIVDDVLATGGTARAAGLLARALGAELAGWTFLLEIGALAGRSRLTGAECRALVYV, encoded by the coding sequence ATGAACGAGACCAACGCTCCCGCTCGCGAGTCCGCGACGCGCGACGCACTCACGCACGAGGTGCGTCAAGCGCTGCGCGCGATTCCCGACTATCCCAAGCCCGGCATTCTCTTTCAGGACATCACCCCGGTCCTGCGTGATGGCGCCCTCTTTCGCCGCGTAGCCGATGCGATGGCGGCGCCGTTCGCCGGGGTGGGCATTACCCACGTGCTCGGGATCGAGGCGCGCGGATTCATCCTGGGCGGCCCGGTGGCGACGGCGCTCGGCGCGGGCTTCGTCCCCGCGCGAAAACCGGGCAAGCTGCCGTGGGAAAGCGTGCGCGAGGCCTACGCGCTCGAGTATGGGAGCGATGCGCTCGAGGCGCACCGCGACGCGTGGAGCCAGGGCGCCCGGGTGCTCATCGTCGACGATGTGCTCGCGACCGGCGGCACCGCACGCGCGGCGGGGTTGCTCGCGCGCGCGCTCGGCGCCGAGCTCGCAGGCTGGACGTTCCTGCTCGAGATCGGTGCGCTCGCGGGCCGGAGCCGGCTCACCGGCGCCGAGTGCCGGGCGCTGGTGTACGTCTGA
- the lptB gene encoding LPS export ABC transporter ATP-binding protein, producing MIDAPPAWLARLDTADASIPLALAALVRTADAEGRASLDAMLLAYRDGFMRVYQPAEGLPDSVRDHVVSSVLPRLVTDGWIEPPQVEERGGDHRAGEWPDVRAASAWWTEVSSERAGAAALLLSAAEQAGGHAAQPEPARVGSVLEGRDLTKSFRGRHVVDSVTVRLAQGEIVGLLGPNGAGKTTTFYLLTGLMRPEAGRVTLDARDLTRAPMFRRARAGIGYLAQEPSVFRRMTVEENIRAILETRRLKRDERRRLLERMLDELGIRHLRAVKAYALSGGERRRLEITRALVTEPKFMLLDEPFAGVDPIAVHDIQTIVAGLRHRGIGVLITDHNVEQTLDIVDRAYIMFEGKVQAEGTVRALVYDDRVAQLYLGPTLTMRLRARLEAAA from the coding sequence ATGATCGACGCACCTCCTGCGTGGCTCGCGCGGCTCGACACCGCCGACGCCTCCATCCCGCTTGCGCTCGCGGCGCTGGTTCGCACGGCCGACGCGGAGGGCCGCGCATCACTCGACGCGATGCTGCTTGCTTACCGCGACGGGTTCATGCGGGTCTACCAGCCGGCCGAAGGGTTGCCCGATTCCGTGCGCGATCACGTGGTGAGCTCGGTGCTGCCACGCCTCGTGACGGACGGCTGGATCGAGCCTCCGCAGGTCGAAGAGCGCGGCGGCGATCACCGGGCGGGCGAATGGCCGGACGTCCGCGCGGCATCGGCGTGGTGGACCGAGGTGTCGTCCGAGCGCGCCGGTGCCGCGGCGCTCCTCCTCTCGGCGGCCGAGCAGGCGGGCGGCCATGCGGCTCAGCCCGAGCCGGCGCGCGTGGGCAGCGTGCTCGAGGGACGCGATCTCACCAAGAGCTTTCGGGGGCGCCACGTGGTGGACAGCGTGACGGTGCGCCTCGCCCAGGGCGAGATCGTGGGGCTCCTGGGCCCGAACGGCGCCGGTAAGACGACGACGTTCTACCTGCTTACCGGGCTCATGCGGCCCGAGGCCGGTCGGGTCACGCTCGATGCGCGCGACCTCACCCGCGCGCCGATGTTCCGCCGCGCCCGCGCCGGGATCGGCTACCTGGCGCAGGAGCCCTCGGTCTTCCGTAGAATGACCGTCGAGGAGAACATTCGGGCGATTCTCGAAACCCGCCGGCTCAAGCGCGACGAGCGGCGCCGCCTGCTCGAGCGGATGCTGGACGAGCTGGGCATCCGCCACCTGCGCGCGGTGAAGGCGTACGCGCTGAGCGGCGGCGAACGGCGCCGGCTCGAGATCACCCGTGCGCTCGTCACCGAGCCCAAGTTCATGCTGCTCGACGAGCCGTTCGCCGGGGTCGACCCGATCGCGGTGCACGACATCCAGACCATCGTCGCCGGACTCCGGCACCGGGGCATCGGCGTGCTGATCACCGACCACAACGTGGAGCAGACGCTCGATATCGTGGATCGCGCCTACATCATGTTCGAGGGAAAGGTCCAGGCCGAAGGCACCGTGCGCGCGCTCGTCTATGATGACCGCGTGGCGCAGCTCTACCTCGGGCCGACGCTCACCATGCGCCTCCGCGCGCGGCTCGAGGCGGCGGCATGA
- a CDS encoding sulfite exporter TauE/SafE family protein → MPAPSVPLSSSPQFRQHPASALHSDGAALGHLLLVSLAAAIGGAINSIAGGGTLVTFPAIVWLGVPPLVANATSTVALWPGTAASMWGYRRELSGARAWAFPFAVPSLAGGAAGGWLLLRTPPRDFTRIVPFLVLGATVLFLVQGPLHRWARGRRTKKGAAPAGKLPAPSPAFVAIQFCIGVYGGYFGAGAGIVMLAVLGFLGFANIHRMNGLKNWGGLCMNAVAATMFAVSGIVDWPVALAMVVGALLGGYGGSRMAQRVPQPWVRRAIVAIGLAAFVWLLVRSW, encoded by the coding sequence TTGCCTGCACCCTCTGTCCCTCTATCTTCTTCCCCCCAGTTCCGCCAGCATCCCGCATCCGCGCTCCACAGTGACGGTGCCGCCCTGGGCCATCTTCTCCTCGTCTCGCTTGCCGCCGCCATTGGCGGCGCCATCAACTCGATCGCCGGCGGCGGGACGCTCGTCACGTTTCCCGCGATTGTCTGGCTCGGCGTCCCGCCCCTCGTGGCCAACGCAACCAGCACGGTCGCGCTGTGGCCCGGCACGGCCGCGAGCATGTGGGGGTATCGGCGCGAGCTGAGCGGCGCCCGCGCATGGGCGTTCCCGTTCGCGGTTCCGAGCCTCGCCGGGGGTGCGGCGGGCGGATGGCTCCTCCTCCGGACGCCGCCACGCGATTTCACCCGCATCGTCCCGTTCCTGGTTCTGGGTGCGACCGTGCTGTTCCTCGTCCAGGGCCCGCTGCATCGCTGGGCCCGCGGGCGGCGCACGAAGAAGGGGGCGGCGCCGGCCGGCAAGCTGCCGGCGCCCTCCCCCGCATTCGTCGCAATCCAGTTCTGCATCGGGGTGTACGGCGGCTACTTCGGCGCCGGCGCCGGCATCGTGATGCTCGCCGTGCTCGGTTTCCTCGGGTTCGCGAACATCCACCGGATGAACGGGCTCAAGAATTGGGGCGGGCTCTGCATGAACGCGGTGGCGGCGACGATGTTCGCCGTGAGCGGAATCGTGGATTGGCCGGTGGCGCTGGCGATGGTGGTGGGGGCGCTGCTAGGAGGCTACGGCGGCTCGCGCATGGCGCAGCGGGTGCCTCAGCCGTGGGTGCGGCGGGCCATCGTCGCGATCGGCCTCGCGGCGTTCGTGTGGCTGCTGGTGCGGAGCTGGTGA
- a CDS encoding tetratricopeptide repeat protein, with translation MATTVPSKKQQQGKKIQPAPATQPVPAAPAAAPFALAGWARAHIRLGVGALAAVALVLLGIWFVISSNRRKQEYATRLLSQALATADQGNLPQAAGDLQKLIQTYHGTSAATEAVIALNQVRLVSGQGELAAQNLREFVATNPPPRYAASAYGLLGAAEENTGKPAEAAQAYEKAAASTELDYLKADYLVEAGRAYTDAGKASDAIRVYRTVVEKYTTSPSFGEAQVRLAELTAGASS, from the coding sequence ATGGCTACGACAGTGCCATCGAAGAAGCAGCAGCAGGGAAAGAAGATCCAGCCGGCTCCGGCCACTCAACCAGTTCCGGCCGCGCCGGCTGCCGCCCCATTTGCGCTCGCGGGCTGGGCGCGCGCGCATATCCGCCTGGGCGTTGGGGCGCTCGCGGCCGTGGCGCTCGTCCTGCTGGGCATCTGGTTCGTCATCAGCAGCAACCGACGGAAGCAGGAATACGCCACCCGGCTGCTCTCGCAGGCACTCGCCACCGCCGACCAGGGCAACCTCCCGCAGGCGGCCGGCGACCTCCAGAAGCTCATCCAGACCTACCACGGGACCAGTGCTGCCACCGAGGCGGTCATCGCGCTGAACCAGGTTCGATTGGTGAGCGGGCAGGGCGAGCTGGCGGCGCAGAACCTCCGCGAATTCGTCGCCACCAATCCGCCGCCGCGCTACGCGGCCTCCGCCTACGGCCTCCTCGGCGCCGCCGAGGAGAACACGGGCAAGCCGGCCGAGGCAGCTCAGGCGTACGAGAAGGCCGCGGCCAGCACGGAGCTCGACTATCTCAAGGCGGACTACCTCGTGGAGGCCGGGCGCGCCTACACCGACGCGGGGAAGGCTTCCGACGCCATCCGGGTATACCGCACGGTGGTGGAGAAGTACACGACGTCGCCTTCCTTCGGCGAGGCGCAGGTGCGTCTGGCCGAGCTTACTGCCGGGGCTTCTTCCTAG
- a CDS encoding DPM/DPG synthase family glycosyltransferase, producing MTLDVSVLVPAKDEAPNLPEFVARCADALGPAGFSFEVVVVDDGSRDETPRVLCELRAKYPFLHVVTHRRQRGIADALRSGVEASRGEVCVFYPADLQYLPEDIPPLVRPILDDRADIVTGTKQGKYEKAFVSSIYNALCRALFGVGVTDLNSVKAWRRGVMAGAALRPDWHRYMVVIAATDGFRLASHPVRLYPRMAGVSKFNWRRIPVGVLDLLSVWFQLRFGRKPMLFFGVVGAVLFAIGFLVGVAALILRFGYGIGFRPFLNLVETMVISGIVLFGFGFVGEMIAGMREEQRELARELAGELARESIGADAADAPDRPAARPPERRTARPPDRPTAGPP from the coding sequence ATGACGCTGGACGTGAGCGTGCTCGTCCCCGCCAAGGACGAGGCGCCGAATCTGCCCGAATTCGTGGCGCGCTGCGCCGACGCCCTCGGGCCGGCGGGGTTTTCGTTCGAGGTGGTGGTGGTGGACGACGGCTCGCGTGACGAAACGCCCCGCGTACTCTGCGAGCTGCGCGCCAAGTATCCTTTTCTCCATGTGGTGACGCACCGCCGCCAGCGCGGCATCGCCGACGCGCTCCGCTCCGGCGTCGAGGCCTCCCGCGGCGAAGTGTGTGTCTTCTATCCGGCCGACTTGCAGTACCTGCCCGAGGACATCCCGCCGCTCGTGCGCCCCATTCTCGACGACCGGGCCGACATCGTCACCGGCACCAAGCAGGGCAAGTACGAGAAGGCGTTCGTCTCGAGCATTTACAACGCGCTCTGCCGCGCGCTTTTCGGCGTGGGCGTCACCGATCTCAACTCGGTCAAGGCCTGGCGCCGCGGCGTCATGGCGGGCGCGGCGCTCCGGCCCGACTGGCACCGCTACATGGTCGTGATCGCCGCCACCGACGGCTTCCGGCTCGCCTCGCATCCGGTACGGCTCTACCCGCGCATGGCCGGCGTCTCCAAGTTCAACTGGCGCCGCATTCCCGTCGGCGTGCTCGATCTTCTCTCCGTCTGGTTTCAGCTCCGCTTCGGCCGGAAGCCGATGCTCTTCTTCGGCGTGGTCGGCGCGGTGCTCTTCGCCATCGGCTTTCTGGTCGGCGTCGCCGCACTCATCCTCCGCTTCGGCTACGGCATCGGCTTCCGCCCGTTCCTCAACCTCGTCGAGACCATGGTCATCAGCGGAATCGTGCTCTTCGGGTTCGGCTTCGTGGGCGAGATGATCGCCGGAATGCGCGAGGAGCAGCGCGAGCTGGCCCGCGAACTCGCAGGTGAGCTCGCTCGCGAGTCGATCGGTGCCGATGCCGCCGACGCCCCCGACCGCCCGGCCGCCCGGCCGCCCGAGCGTCGGACCGCCCGACCGCCCGACCGCCCGACCGCCGGACCGCCCTGA
- a CDS encoding glycosyltransferase family 4 protein yields the protein MRVVFVTHNYPRHAGDLSGSFLATLAEALVRRGHVVSVVAPSDAGQGGDAELNGVRVRRVRYASPRRETIAYKGTMLSALRGPAGWIALGGLWRALRRGVRRELEAGAELIHAHWWVPAGLAIPAGAPAVLTVHGTDAALLRRSALARGVAAPVFRRARVVTTVSKELAGWVQAAVHRFVPREHVQPMPVESTSWPWTAGGAGAVVIARLTAQKRVQLAIEAVACLVELGRPLPLTIVGDGPERSALEALAGRLGVASLVRFEGAVAPERVPEYLARADLMLFPAKGEGFGLAAAEALMAGVPAVGCWDGGGVLDVIPEKGAGRLTLPSGEALADAALDILNDPRRLELGRAEGESWRHRLSPDHVAAVAEGWYREALPTPTPAAESDDA from the coding sequence GTGCGGGTCGTCTTCGTGACCCACAACTACCCGCGCCACGCGGGCGATCTCTCCGGCAGCTTTCTGGCCACCCTTGCCGAAGCACTGGTGCGCCGGGGGCACGTCGTGAGCGTCGTGGCCCCGAGCGATGCGGGGCAGGGCGGGGACGCGGAGCTGAACGGCGTGCGCGTGCGGCGGGTGCGCTATGCCTCCCCGCGGCGCGAGACCATCGCGTACAAGGGGACGATGCTCTCCGCCCTCCGCGGGCCCGCCGGGTGGATAGCGCTCGGCGGTCTCTGGCGCGCGCTCCGGCGCGGCGTGCGCCGCGAGCTGGAGGCCGGCGCGGAGCTGATCCACGCACACTGGTGGGTGCCGGCCGGGCTCGCCATCCCGGCCGGCGCGCCGGCCGTGCTCACCGTGCATGGCACCGACGCGGCGCTGCTCCGGCGCTCGGCGCTCGCGCGGGGCGTTGCGGCGCCCGTCTTTCGCCGCGCGCGCGTCGTCACCACCGTGTCGAAGGAGCTGGCCGGATGGGTGCAGGCCGCCGTGCACCGATTCGTGCCCAGGGAGCACGTGCAGCCGATGCCGGTTGAATCGACCAGCTGGCCGTGGACCGCGGGCGGCGCCGGCGCCGTCGTGATCGCGCGACTCACGGCGCAGAAGCGGGTGCAGCTCGCGATCGAGGCGGTCGCGTGCCTCGTCGAGCTGGGCCGCCCGCTTCCGCTTACCATCGTGGGAGACGGTCCCGAGCGAAGCGCGCTCGAAGCGCTCGCCGGCCGCCTCGGCGTCGCCTCGCTGGTGCGGTTCGAAGGCGCGGTGGCGCCCGAGCGCGTTCCCGAGTATCTCGCCCGCGCCGATCTCATGCTTTTCCCCGCCAAGGGCGAAGGCTTCGGGCTCGCCGCCGCCGAGGCGCTCATGGCCGGCGTGCCGGCCGTCGGCTGCTGGGACGGGGGCGGCGTGCTCGACGTAATCCCGGAGAAGGGCGCGGGCCGGCTCACGCTCCCCTCCGGCGAAGCCCTCGCCGATGCCGCGCTCGATATTCTGAACGATCCCCGGCGCCTCGAGCTGGGCCGCGCCGAAGGCGAATCGTGGCGCCACCGTCTCTCGCCCGACCACGTGGCCGCGGTGGCCGAGGGCTGGTATCGCGAAGCGCTGCCAACGCCGACGCCCGCCGCCGAATCGGACGATGCCTGA